The following are encoded in a window of Castanea sativa cultivar Marrone di Chiusa Pesio chromosome 9, ASM4071231v1 genomic DNA:
- the LOC142609235 gene encoding ubiquitin-like modifier-activating enzyme atg7: protein MIFWCFYAPCSHPQVSNHLTLLADSLPSESNEQSSTAATSGGNRNRCPVPGILYNTNTIESFHALDKKSLLRAEAKKIWDDIHTGKAVEDSAVLSRFLLISFADLKKWTFHYWFAFPALVLDPPATLVDLKRASQYFSLDEAKSVSVACNEWRNSSLTADVPFFLVCIDPNSLATVKHIKDWETCQSDGNKLLFGFYDPCHLPNNPGWALIEMLGSLLVQITITAALGFDSFLVMRHGAGPFSSNDERQRLGCYFCSDVVAPIDVIF from the exons atgatattttggt GTTTTTATGCTCCTTGCTCACATCCTCAAGTATCAAATCATTTAACTCTACTAGCTGATTCTTTGCCTTCTGAATCGAATGAGCAATCTTCAACAGCTGCCACAAGTGGTGGCAACAGAAACAGGTGCCCTGTCCCAGGCATTCTTTATAACACGAATACAATAGAAAGTTTCCATGCCCTTGATAAGAAGAGTTTGCTAAGGGCAGAAGCAAAAAAG ATTTGGGATGACATTCATACTGGAAAAGCTGTGGAGGATAGTGCCGTACTTTCAAGGTTCCTTCTTATCTCATTTGCAGACTTGAAAAAATGGACGTTTCACTACTGGTTTGCTTTCCCTGCTCTGGTGCTTGATCCTCCAGCAACCTTGGTTGATTTAAAGCGAGCTTCACAGTATTTTAGCTTAGACGAG GCAAAATCTGTTTCAGTGGCTTGTAATGAGTGGCGAAACTCAAGCTTAACAGCCG ATGTGCCCTTCTTTTTGGTCTGTATTGATCCAAATTCACTAGCTACGGTTAAGCATATAAAGGATTGGGAAACCTGCCAAAGTGATGGTAACAAG TTGCTGTTTGGTTTTTATGACCCATGTCATCTTCCAAATAATCCTGGTTGGGCTTTAATTGAGATGCTTGGTTCACTTCTTGTTCAG ATTACCATAACTGCAGCTCTAGGATTTGATAGCTTCTTGGTTATGCGCCATGGAGCTGGTCCTTTTAGCTCTAATGATGAAAGGCAGAGATTGGGCTGTTACTTCTGCAGTGATGTGGTTGCGCCAATTGATGTAATATTCTAG
- the LOC142608633 gene encoding phosphatidylinositol:ceramide inositolphosphotransferase-like — translation MHHCRFIKQFAWLLAVIQSFLIIASRKHYTVDVVVAWYTVNLVVFFIDKKLPEMPDRTSGASLLLPLTSKDKDSRNKEENHKLLNGNSGDPTDRV, via the exons atgcatcaTTGCAGGTTTATAAAACAGTTTGCTTGGTTACTTGCTGTGATCCAGAGTTTCTTGATCATAGCATCCCGCAAACATTACACggttgatgttgttgttgcaTG GTATACTGTTAATttggttgtgttctttataGACAAGAAATTGCCAG AAATGCCTGATCGGACAAGTGGAGCATCATTATTGTTACCCTTGACTTCTAAAGACAAGGATAGCAGGAACAAAGAAGAGAATCACAAGCTCTTGAATGGGAACTCAGGAGACCCTACTGATCGGGTATAG